From a region of the Nostoc sp. UHCC 0302 genome:
- a CDS encoding ribbon-helix-helix domain-containing protein, with protein sequence MALEEDSTVQSLLAEALNKLFEDYGKSPIT encoded by the coding sequence ATAGCGCTGGAAGAGGATAGTACAGTTCAGAGTTTATTGGCAGAGGCTTTAAATAAATTATTTGAGGATTACGGGAAAAGTCCGATCACTTAA
- a CDS encoding IS1380 family transposase has translation MTPQKTDCIPEQFKFEQVKSCPVVVNFKGERVTSDAGLTLIAELDRKREITSRVARCFKDYRDSNRIDHSVESLITQRIYGLIMGYEDLNDHEELRHDPMFILALGKIMGSEKELPVLAGKSTLNRIEHCPETVESRASSRYHRIGHDAEAIEKLLVEIFLESYSKAPRQIILDLDVTDDLVHGNQEEVFFNPYYRGYCYAPLYIFCGKHLIAAKLRASNVDPASGALSELQRVIKLIRLRWDNVKIIVRGDSAYSREDIMSWCESQVGVDYVFGLAQNSRLIQLSQPTQYRAYLEYSQKLETVVEFFETLFTPSDDLKKQAAAFVDNSVWYCSLDYKTLKSWSRNRRVVSKIEYSKSGVSTRFVVTSLPTKLVPPGRLYTQKYCPRGDMENRLKEQKLSLKSDRTSTHTFAGNQLRLWFSSVAYILINALREQCLTTSELKNATVGTVRTKLLKLGAVITVNSRYILIAISRDCPYKNIFATAYSYLSRLNCSG, from the coding sequence ATGACCCCTCAGAAAACAGATTGTATACCGGAACAGTTCAAATTTGAACAAGTTAAATCATGTCCAGTCGTAGTTAATTTCAAGGGTGAGAGGGTAACATCAGATGCAGGATTGACTTTAATTGCGGAGCTAGACCGAAAAAGAGAAATTACATCGCGAGTAGCAAGATGTTTTAAAGATTACCGAGATTCCAATAGAATTGACCATTCAGTAGAAAGCCTAATCACGCAGAGAATATATGGTTTGATAATGGGTTATGAAGACTTAAACGACCACGAGGAACTGCGTCACGATCCAATGTTTATCCTGGCGCTAGGGAAAATAATGGGTTCAGAAAAAGAACTACCAGTCCTAGCAGGTAAAAGCACTTTAAATCGTATCGAACACTGTCCAGAAACTGTTGAATCAAGAGCATCAAGTCGATATCATCGCATTGGACATGATGCAGAAGCTATAGAGAAATTATTAGTTGAAATATTTTTAGAATCCTACTCCAAAGCACCACGACAGATAATTTTAGACTTGGACGTGACTGATGATTTAGTGCATGGCAATCAAGAAGAAGTGTTTTTTAACCCTTATTATAGAGGATATTGTTATGCTCCACTTTATATTTTCTGCGGTAAACATTTAATTGCAGCAAAGCTTCGTGCTTCTAATGTAGATCCAGCGTCGGGTGCATTATCAGAATTGCAACGAGTAATAAAACTAATACGTTTACGTTGGGATAATGTGAAAATTATTGTACGTGGAGATAGTGCGTATTCGAGAGAAGATATTATGAGTTGGTGTGAATCTCAAGTTGGAGTAGATTATGTCTTTGGGTTAGCCCAGAATAGTCGGTTAATTCAACTATCCCAACCAACCCAATACCGGGCTTATCTTGAATATTCGCAAAAACTGGAAACTGTAGTAGAGTTTTTTGAAACTTTATTTACTCCGTCAGATGACTTGAAAAAACAAGCAGCAGCCTTTGTTGATAACTCAGTTTGGTATTGTTCGCTTGATTATAAAACTTTAAAATCTTGGAGCCGTAATCGCCGTGTTGTCTCAAAAATTGAGTATAGTAAGTCAGGGGTAAGTACTCGTTTTGTTGTCACTTCACTCCCTACTAAATTAGTGCCTCCAGGACGACTTTATACCCAGAAGTATTGCCCACGAGGTGATATGGAGAATCGTTTAAAAGAACAGAAGTTATCACTAAAAAGTGATAGAACTAGTACTCATACATTTGCTGGAAATCAACTACGTCTGTGGTTTTCTTCTGTTGCTTATATTTTGATAAACGCTCTCCGAGAGCAATGTTTAACAACAAGCGAACTCAAAAATGCTACTGTTGGAACTGTTCGTACAAAGTTACTGAAATTGGGAGCCGTTATTACTGTTAATAGCCGATATATTTTAATCGCTATTAGTAGAGATTGTCCATACAAGAATATTTTTGCAACAGCTTACAGCTATTTATCTCGGCTAAACTGTTCTGGTTGA
- a CDS encoding DUF5906 domain-containing protein translates to MVSTFNRSGTTATFDIREHLDKLTIALGKNRYICPICDGHNLTIEPNTGEYKCWNGCLCPEIREAVAPWMEREQSNTPLARRKRQLKVKNPTPAPLPSSPIHLATLPNPVSPPARVLKGNKTEITYPYSDTQWVLRVESPDPKKPKGYSKVIYPYYLNTQGLKVSGKGDKAWSAYRMGEVRKYGAGKWVLGHEGEDCVDLPRSVLSLVGFTLQGSAWTDEALYQAMQEMKSAGVAGIVFWPDNDNTGYSKAQKMALACAKVQLPFVQIDPTQLWSECPPKGDIVDWLKWGMTQEINPEEFIRQLEEEIHRVVSLRQSPAQNADEILDIPDSANPNVTFLQQALNFLYGDKPWISCEDKLYCWTLNYYKHSPNAVERKRITHFCNTFPVEDKEGNITYPYAKPSKVREVLQWVKDMTEVDKSELNPPGMNCTNGVLQLHWQGTAPSWKLENHNPRFYYTYEPIATYDPTADPTNCDRLLDVLDKPQQEILLRTIAASLDLKKVRKHKGRLVRGLLLKGDGNNGKDTIREAVAAMYGYQGMTGCTISDFKAYDEGRKFPLARLENSRVNWATENANTAALDKLQSIKAFLTGDTLSTEGKGKDEYDYTPTAVGLFNINDTPNLRGTLEAIASRLGILSFMKTFKIDADPTKGEIEADPRFKYDPDFMREQVLPAFLNRVLQALVDLMEHGIDYSCTEKALLEIQRENSHLFEFCSDLGLGYNPNSTMTAGEIWQLLEQWYMDNGTLSYEESGNGKRKALWIDQSRKSDANVKGANQVIARFRVLFPKAKVTTVQGDTKGKARMALQGIGFNSFNPRVNPIDDELTQELTQELTQELTLEPLQNKEVNPVNPISPPYEKNQTELNEANSCAMLESPIDTNRVNWVNTPEIASHTGLTTELTSGLTPPKTGLTQPAITQGARVRVYCPGSKRHGLEGIVTRFIYEQGLLKAIVKLENVEASLKIWECFVPGNEEMRLELVE, encoded by the coding sequence ATGGTTTCCACCTTTAACCGTTCTGGGACTACTGCTACTTTTGACATTCGTGAGCATCTAGATAAACTGACAATAGCCTTGGGCAAGAACCGCTATATTTGTCCGATCTGCGACGGTCATAACTTAACAATTGAGCCGAATACGGGCGAATATAAATGTTGGAATGGTTGCCTTTGCCCTGAGATCAGGGAAGCGGTCGCCCCGTGGATGGAACGAGAACAATCCAACACACCACTTGCACGGCGCAAACGACAACTAAAGGTCAAGAACCCAACTCCAGCCCCGCTGCCATCTTCACCCATCCATTTAGCAACACTGCCCAATCCGGTTTCGCCACCAGCGCGGGTACTCAAGGGCAACAAAACTGAAATCACCTACCCCTACTCTGATACACAATGGGTGCTGAGAGTTGAGTCACCTGACCCCAAAAAGCCCAAGGGCTACAGCAAAGTTATTTATCCATATTACCTCAATACTCAAGGTCTTAAGGTTAGCGGCAAAGGGGATAAAGCTTGGTCAGCCTACCGCATGGGAGAAGTAAGAAAGTATGGTGCTGGAAAATGGGTGCTAGGGCATGAGGGTGAGGACTGTGTTGATTTGCCGCGCTCGGTTCTATCCCTGGTAGGTTTTACCTTGCAAGGAAGTGCTTGGACGGATGAAGCCTTATATCAAGCGATGCAAGAGATGAAATCGGCTGGCGTAGCTGGTATAGTGTTCTGGCCAGATAACGACAATACTGGCTATAGCAAGGCTCAAAAGATGGCGTTAGCGTGTGCTAAAGTACAACTGCCATTTGTGCAAATTGACCCAACTCAGTTATGGTCAGAATGTCCACCCAAAGGGGATATAGTTGATTGGTTGAAGTGGGGTATGACACAGGAGATAAATCCAGAAGAATTTATTAGGCAACTTGAAGAGGAAATACATCGAGTAGTTTCTTTGAGGCAATCGCCAGCACAGAATGCTGACGAGATTTTAGACATACCTGATTCAGCCAATCCCAACGTCACGTTTCTCCAGCAAGCCCTGAATTTCCTCTATGGAGACAAGCCGTGGATTAGCTGTGAAGACAAGCTTTACTGCTGGACTTTAAACTACTACAAACACAGTCCCAATGCAGTAGAACGTAAAAGGATTACACATTTTTGTAATACGTTCCCAGTCGAAGACAAAGAAGGTAATATAACATACCCGTATGCCAAACCCAGCAAAGTCAGAGAGGTTTTGCAATGGGTTAAGGACATGACCGAGGTAGACAAGAGTGAACTCAACCCCCCAGGAATGAATTGCACTAATGGGGTGTTACAGCTGCACTGGCAAGGCACTGCCCCAAGCTGGAAACTGGAAAACCATAACCCCAGATTTTACTATACCTACGAGCCAATAGCTACTTATGACCCAACCGCAGATCCAACTAACTGCGACCGATTACTAGATGTGCTGGATAAACCACAGCAAGAAATCTTGTTGCGTACCATTGCCGCATCACTGGACTTGAAGAAGGTAAGGAAGCACAAAGGACGGTTAGTTAGGGGGCTGTTACTTAAGGGTGACGGCAACAATGGCAAAGACACAATCAGGGAAGCTGTAGCAGCAATGTACGGCTACCAGGGAATGACCGGTTGCACCATCTCCGACTTTAAAGCCTACGACGAGGGGCGAAAGTTCCCCTTAGCTCGATTAGAAAACAGTCGGGTGAATTGGGCAACAGAGAACGCCAACACAGCAGCGCTGGACAAGTTGCAATCGATTAAAGCTTTCCTGACTGGGGATACCCTAAGCACTGAGGGCAAGGGCAAAGACGAATACGACTACACCCCAACAGCTGTAGGGCTGTTCAATATCAACGATACGCCTAACTTGAGGGGAACCCTAGAAGCGATCGCTTCGAGATTGGGTATTTTAAGTTTCATGAAAACCTTCAAAATCGATGCTGACCCAACTAAAGGAGAAATTGAAGCAGATCCACGGTTTAAGTATGACCCAGACTTTATGCGAGAGCAGGTATTGCCAGCATTCCTCAATCGGGTACTGCAAGCTTTAGTGGATTTGATGGAACATGGCATTGACTACAGCTGTACCGAGAAAGCACTTTTAGAAATTCAACGCGAAAACTCCCACTTGTTCGAGTTCTGCTCTGACTTAGGCTTGGGTTATAACCCAAACAGCACAATGACCGCAGGCGAAATCTGGCAACTACTTGAGCAATGGTACATGGACAATGGAACCCTCAGCTATGAAGAAAGCGGTAACGGCAAACGCAAAGCATTGTGGATTGACCAATCACGCAAGTCAGATGCCAACGTCAAGGGAGCTAATCAAGTAATCGCTCGGTTCCGAGTCTTATTCCCGAAAGCCAAAGTGACGACAGTGCAAGGTGACACTAAAGGGAAAGCACGGATGGCTTTACAAGGTATTGGTTTTAACTCATTTAACCCAAGAGTTAACCCAATTGATGATGAGTTAACCCAAGAGTTAACCCAAGAGTTAACCCAAGAGTTAACCCTAGAACCATTGCAAAACAAAGAGGTTAACCCAGTTAACCCAATTTCCCCCCCCTATGAGAAAAATCAAACCGAATTGAATGAAGCTAACTCTTGTGCAATGTTAGAAAGTCCAATAGACACTAACCGGGTTAACTGGGTTAACACCCCAGAGATAGCAAGCCATACAGGGTTAACTACTGAGTTAACTAGTGGGTTAACCCCACCGAAAACTGGGTTAACCCAACCTGCGATTACCCAAGGTGCAAGGGTGCGGGTTTACTGCCCAGGCAGCAAGCGGCATGGTTTAGAGGGAATTGTAACTAGGTTTATCTATGAACAGGGTTTACTTAAGGCGATCGTCAAACTAGAAAATGTTGAAGCCAGCTTAAAAATATGGGAATGCTTTGTGCCGGGGAATGAGGAGATGAGATTAGAGTTAGTTGAATGA
- the mobF gene encoding MobF family relaxase: MLTAANVSSKMAVNYFIKNYYHQGKSRWSGQGAEKLGLSGAVENQQVFINVIEGRSPDGCEQLNARVLKQKERRAALDCTFSAPKSVSLMALVGGDSRLITAHHQALEKVLALMEQRYATTRVTEGNSRLRVNTNNLVVAQFDHIESRSLDPHLHTHCLVMNTTEASGKWMSLVNNEIFANKKFLGMAYQSYLAAEVIKLGYEVEPKKHGQFEIKGFKEQDLEAFSKRRQQIIAAAGTSSTWAEREKIWDTTRQRKQKISESELKSLWHEEAAALGLTFVKPGKPRQDIPVNGLSLADALAEAIAHCSERNVAFKQEDLEKFIISERLFTDVTAIEPLIKQHQELIAIPGLSLQYTTQKAVKRELATIELMQQGQGILNPIYKRETVENYLEKTSLNFGQRQAVSLAATTTDQFIAWQGVAGAGKTFALKELNAIALAQGYTVKGFAPSSMAAKVLSEELGIQSETVASLLVGEPEPEVEANQIWIVDEAGLLSAKDAHALLERATLEGARLLLVGDTKQLSAVEAGNPFKSLQLAGIKTAHLTQSNRQRNPDLKIAVDLIADGRVEAGFKQLETIGSILEVSSDTKSETIAADYIALSKEQRARTLVLAGTNFEKLALTQAIRGKLKVEGSLGATANITQLKAKDLTKIQMRYTHNFELGDVVMPTRNYKRRGLEKGKLYEVVSKDLDRLILKTPTGTRLEVDTNFEKAVYQRDEIEIAVGDRLQWKKNDRQLQRRNGQEFVVTAIEGDSAQIQYLDTKTTETINLKEAQNLDYALVSTIYSSQGKTTDLALIAADYTIGQESFYVAISRARHSVKLYTKDKSELLELAQESKAKENALELLIKQIKETQKQSSKALLLQGTTPGFLTKPEKRGVKNCQNIYCT; this comes from the coding sequence ATGCTAACAGCTGCCAACGTGTCATCAAAGATGGCTGTGAACTACTTCATCAAGAACTATTACCACCAAGGCAAGTCACGCTGGAGTGGTCAAGGTGCAGAGAAGCTTGGTTTATCAGGGGCAGTTGAAAATCAGCAAGTGTTTATAAATGTAATTGAAGGGCGCTCACCCGATGGTTGTGAGCAGTTAAATGCCAGGGTGCTGAAACAAAAAGAACGCAGGGCAGCGCTAGACTGTACATTTTCTGCGCCCAAGAGTGTGAGCCTAATGGCGTTGGTAGGTGGAGATTCTAGATTAATTACCGCGCACCATCAGGCATTAGAAAAAGTATTAGCGTTAATGGAACAGCGTTACGCCACAACGAGGGTAACAGAAGGTAATTCCAGGCTTCGGGTGAATACTAATAATCTGGTAGTCGCGCAGTTCGACCACATCGAGAGCCGTTCTCTAGACCCACATCTGCATACCCACTGCTTAGTCATGAACACAACTGAGGCTTCGGGTAAATGGATGAGTTTGGTCAATAATGAAATATTTGCCAACAAGAAATTCCTGGGCATGGCGTATCAAAGCTATTTGGCAGCGGAAGTAATCAAGTTGGGGTATGAGGTAGAACCCAAAAAACATGGACAATTTGAAATCAAGGGGTTTAAGGAGCAGGATTTAGAGGCGTTTTCAAAACGGAGGCAGCAAATCATTGCGGCGGCCGGTACATCTTCAACTTGGGCAGAGCGTGAGAAAATCTGGGATACTACTCGGCAGCGTAAGCAGAAAATTTCCGAATCAGAACTCAAATCACTGTGGCATGAAGAAGCTGCGGCCCTGGGTCTTACCTTTGTTAAGCCAGGAAAACCGAGACAGGATATACCAGTCAATGGCTTGAGCTTGGCAGATGCTCTAGCCGAGGCGATCGCTCATTGTAGTGAGAGGAATGTTGCTTTCAAGCAGGAGGATTTAGAGAAATTCATCATCTCGGAAAGGCTTTTTACTGATGTGACTGCAATTGAGCCATTGATCAAGCAACATCAGGAACTAATTGCCATACCTGGGCTTTCTCTGCAATACACCACTCAGAAAGCGGTAAAGCGAGAACTGGCAACGATTGAATTGATGCAACAAGGCCAAGGGATACTCAACCCCATATATAAAAGAGAGACAGTTGAAAATTACTTGGAGAAAACCTCACTAAACTTTGGGCAGCGGCAGGCAGTTAGTCTAGCCGCAACGACAACAGACCAATTCATTGCGTGGCAGGGGGTAGCCGGGGCTGGTAAGACTTTTGCTCTCAAAGAATTAAACGCGATCGCACTCGCCCAGGGCTATACAGTCAAAGGTTTTGCCCCTTCATCAATGGCAGCAAAGGTACTGAGTGAGGAACTAGGCATACAGTCTGAGACTGTAGCCAGCTTATTGGTAGGAGAACCAGAGCCAGAAGTAGAAGCAAACCAGATTTGGATTGTAGATGAAGCAGGTTTGTTATCAGCAAAGGATGCCCATGCACTGCTAGAGAGAGCGACCCTTGAGGGAGCAAGACTATTGCTAGTAGGGGATACCAAGCAATTATCGGCAGTGGAAGCTGGAAACCCGTTCAAATCTCTGCAACTTGCTGGTATTAAAACCGCACACTTAACACAATCAAACAGACAGCGTAACCCGGATCTCAAGATAGCAGTAGACTTAATCGCAGACGGGAGAGTAGAAGCGGGATTTAAGCAATTAGAAACAATTGGCAGTATTTTAGAAGTATCGTCTGATACGAAGTCAGAGACAATTGCTGCTGACTATATAGCACTTTCTAAAGAGCAACGAGCGCGAACACTGGTACTCGCTGGCACAAATTTCGAGAAATTAGCGCTGACTCAAGCAATTCGGGGCAAGCTGAAAGTTGAGGGGAGCTTAGGGGCAACAGCAAATATCACTCAATTAAAAGCTAAAGATTTAACCAAAATACAGATGCGCTACACCCATAACTTTGAACTGGGTGATGTAGTGATGCCGACGCGCAACTACAAGCGGCGGGGTTTAGAGAAAGGTAAGTTATATGAAGTAGTTAGCAAGGATCTTGATCGGCTAATATTAAAAACCCCTACTGGGACACGTTTAGAAGTAGATACCAATTTTGAAAAGGCTGTTTACCAACGTGATGAAATTGAGATTGCTGTGGGAGATCGCTTGCAATGGAAGAAAAATGACCGACAGTTACAAAGGCGTAACGGGCAGGAGTTTGTAGTCACAGCGATTGAGGGAGATTCTGCCCAAATTCAATATCTTGATACCAAAACTACTGAGACTATTAACCTCAAAGAGGCACAAAACTTAGACTATGCGCTCGTCAGCACAATCTACAGCAGCCAAGGGAAAACTACTGATTTAGCGTTGATTGCAGCAGATTACACTATTGGGCAAGAAAGTTTTTATGTGGCAATTAGCCGAGCTAGGCATAGCGTCAAACTTTATACTAAAGATAAGTCAGAATTACTAGAACTGGCGCAAGAGTCTAAAGCCAAAGAGAACGCTTTAGAATTGCTGATCAAGCAGATAAAGGAGACACAAAAACAATCATCAAAAGCGCTACTCCTACAGGGGACAACTCCCGGATTTCTCACAAAGCCGGAGAAAAGAGGAGTCAAAAACTGCCAAAATATCTATTGCACATGA
- a CDS encoding tetratricopeptide repeat protein: MKFYYSLAPALIGVSIAFMQPQKAFALSAAEVGKVAKAITVEISNPNGSGTGVIIKREGNTYTVLTAKHVVEAQAQYEIVTPEGTHYPLNYSTVKKLPEVDLAVVQFTSNQSYPVAKVGNSDSSIEGTTAYVAGFPQVSAAISTSIYNFTNGQITANASKPLRDGYALVYSNDTLAGMSGGPVLNDQGEVIGIHGRSDTTENFKISNKNPNVIIKTGFNLGIPINTFLRLSSQVEINVGVNPPSTPIATTLKADDFYIQGGDKYKKEDFKGALAAYSQAIKINPNYADAYISRGNVLDKLGDKQTAIEDYNQAIKINPNSTYAYYNRGVVSSALGDKQGAIADYSQAIKINSNFAVAYNNRGDVRANLGDKQGALADFNQAIKINPNYALAYINRGVVRANLGDKQGAIEDYNQAIKINPSNADAYTGRGVVRANLGDKQGALADYNQAIKINPNYDLAYIGRGDARNKLGDKQGALADFNQAIKINPNSTYAYYNRGVVRSALGDKQGAIEDYSQAIKINPNYTNAYIDRGTVRSALGDKQGAITDYNQAIKINPNFALAYYGRGFTRSLLGDKQGAIADYSQAIKINPNFANAYNNRGIIRSGLRDNQGAIADYQKAANLYQKQGNTDLYQRVIESIKKLQQ, translated from the coding sequence ATGAAATTTTATTATTCACTCGCGCCAGCGTTAATTGGTGTATCAATTGCTTTTATGCAACCCCAAAAAGCTTTTGCACTCTCCGCAGCCGAGGTGGGGAAAGTTGCTAAAGCTATTACTGTAGAAATTTCTAATCCTAATGGCTCAGGTACTGGAGTCATTATTAAACGAGAAGGTAATACTTACACCGTTCTCACTGCCAAGCACGTTGTCGAAGCTCAAGCTCAATACGAAATTGTGACTCCAGAGGGTACGCATTACCCACTTAACTACAGCACTGTTAAAAAGCTGCCAGAAGTAGACTTAGCTGTTGTCCAATTTACTAGCAATCAAAGTTATCCTGTTGCTAAAGTCGGCAACTCAGACTCGTCAATAGAAGGCACAACCGCTTATGTAGCTGGTTTTCCACAAGTAAGTGCTGCCATTTCTACCTCAATTTACAACTTCACTAATGGGCAGATTACTGCTAATGCCTCCAAACCTCTGCGTGATGGCTATGCATTGGTATACAGCAATGACACGTTGGCAGGGATGAGTGGTGGCCCAGTATTGAATGACCAAGGGGAAGTTATAGGAATTCATGGTCGAAGCGACACAACTGAGAACTTTAAAATCTCTAATAAAAATCCCAACGTAATTATAAAAACTGGTTTTAATTTGGGCATTCCGATTAATACCTTTTTGAGACTTTCATCTCAAGTTGAAATAAATGTAGGCGTTAACCCTCCTAGTACACCCATAGCCACAACACTCAAAGCAGATGATTTCTATATTCAGGGTGGAGATAAGTATAAGAAAGAAGATTTTAAAGGTGCGCTCGCCGCTTACAGCCAAGCCATCAAGATTAATCCTAATTATGCCGATGCTTACATTAGTCGAGGAAATGTCCTCGATAAATTGGGAGACAAACAAACGGCAATTGAAGATTACAACCAAGCTATCAAGATTAATCCCAATTCTACTTACGCTTACTACAATCGAGGAGTTGTCAGCTCTGCCTTGGGAGATAAGCAAGGGGCTATAGCTGATTACAGCCAAGCCATCAAGATTAATTCTAACTTTGCCGTAGCTTACAACAACCGGGGAGATGTCCGCGCTAACTTGGGAGACAAACAAGGGGCGCTAGCCGATTTCAACCAAGCCATTAAGATTAATCCTAACTATGCCCTAGCCTACATTAACCGAGGAGTTGTCCGCGCTAACTTGGGAGACAAACAGGGGGCAATTGAAGATTACAACCAAGCCATTAAGATTAATCCCAGCAATGCCGATGCCTACACTGGTCGAGGAGTTGTCCGCGCTAACTTGGGAGACAAACAAGGGGCGCTAGCCGATTACAACCAAGCTATTAAGATTAATCCCAACTATGACCTAGCCTACATTGGCCGGGGAGATGCCCGCAATAAATTGGGAGACAAACAAGGGGCGCTAGCCGATTTCAACCAAGCCATTAAGATTAATCCCAATTCTACTTACGCTTACTACAACCGAGGAGTTGTCCGCTCTGCCTTGGGAGACAAACAAGGGGCAATTGAAGATTACAGCCAAGCTATCAAGATTAATCCCAATTATACCAATGCTTACATTGATCGAGGAACTGTCCGCTCTGCCTTGGGAGACAAACAAGGGGCTATAACTGATTACAACCAAGCTATTAAGATTAATCCTAACTTTGCCCTAGCCTACTACGGTCGAGGATTTACCCGCTCTCTCTTGGGAGACAAACAAGGGGCTATAGCTGACTACAGTCAAGCTATAAAAATTAATCCTAACTTTGCCAATGCTTACAACAATCGAGGAATTATCCGTAGTGGATTGAGAGACAACCAAGGGGCAATCGCAGACTATCAAAAAGCTGCTAACCTCTATCAAAAACAAGGAAACACAGATTTATACCAAAGAGTCATAGAGTCAATCAAAAAGCTTCAGCAGTAG
- a CDS encoding ParM/StbA family protein: protein MPDLTISFDPGASLSRVFFTSGSGKPELLLMEPYTALIPRQSLLAYEEDAIGTSSPEDSAWLEYEGQCWGVGYICQKFYADLKLEQPKFESAIYKTLAVVGAIAQKKSLANGTTIRLGILFPYGEYSDRKLFSDSVAAALLNFRFRGEQRSFQLEDFVCRPEGFGLLSRGRSQTGNLAERKIAVVMIGYRNASILIMDRGVMTNGLTEDLGFHKLVKAVQRQVAGQKSLTLAAAICDAGSKINPKALAPLVRVQDPSLQSLEVSQIKTAIAQSREEYWLLLSSYLQNHIPSDIDEIIFAGGTSHYLRSDLNKLFRRPIKTFCDALEYLVEREFLSSRPKLGLDFRLTDNYGFFSYLCKTEKQVAVNV from the coding sequence ATGCCAGATTTAACTATCTCATTCGATCCGGGAGCGTCTTTGAGTAGAGTTTTTTTTACAAGTGGTTCAGGTAAACCAGAATTACTTTTAATGGAACCTTACACGGCATTGATTCCGAGACAAAGCCTTTTAGCTTATGAGGAGGATGCCATTGGGACATCATCCCCAGAAGATTCGGCTTGGCTGGAATACGAGGGGCAATGCTGGGGTGTAGGCTACATCTGCCAAAAATTCTATGCAGACCTGAAGTTAGAACAGCCCAAGTTCGAGAGTGCGATTTACAAAACCTTGGCTGTGGTGGGCGCGATCGCTCAGAAGAAGTCACTCGCTAACGGCACAACTATTCGGTTGGGTATTTTGTTTCCCTATGGTGAATACTCAGATCGGAAATTATTTTCTGATTCAGTTGCAGCTGCTCTGCTCAACTTTCGATTTCGAGGGGAACAACGTTCGTTCCAGCTTGAGGATTTTGTCTGTCGTCCAGAGGGTTTTGGACTGCTTTCACGGGGGCGTTCACAAACTGGTAACTTGGCAGAGCGCAAAATCGCGGTGGTGATGATTGGCTATCGCAATGCATCTATTCTGATTATGGATAGGGGCGTAATGACAAATGGGTTAACCGAAGATTTAGGATTCCATAAATTAGTAAAAGCTGTACAGCGTCAGGTAGCTGGGCAAAAATCTCTAACTCTTGCAGCGGCTATTTGCGATGCTGGTTCTAAAATCAACCCCAAAGCGTTAGCCCCTTTAGTTCGAGTACAAGATCCATCATTACAATCACTTGAAGTATCCCAAATCAAAACTGCGATCGCACAGTCGCGTGAAGAATATTGGCTACTGCTTTCTAGCTATCTACAAAACCATATCCCATCAGATATTGATGAGATTATCTTTGCTGGGGGAACTTCTCACTATCTCAGAAGTGACCTAAATAAGTTATTTCGCCGCCCGATAAAAACCTTCTGTGATGCGCTGGAATACTTAGTAGAACGGGAGTTTCTCTCATCAAGACCCAAGTTGGGTTTAGATTTTCGTTTAACTGATAACTACGGATTTTTTTCTTACCTTTGTAAAACTGAGAAACAGGTTGCAGTCAATGTCTAA